A single genomic interval of Streptomyces sp. 1222.5 harbors:
- a CDS encoding SDR family NAD(P)-dependent oxidoreductase, producing the protein MTGMNCTAPRTSRIVAVTGAGTGIGRATARAFAAEDAHVVAIGRRVGPLEETAAGDARITPLAADITAEGEPHRIVEAVREIHGRLDVFVNNAGIVRSGALGTLTPEMIEAQLATNLVAPILLAQAVLPLLEASRGVIVNVSTSVGQRAWPGSSVYAATKTALELLTRSWAVELAPRGVRVVAVAPGAIDTPIGEHQGLTPERMAAVREWQLAHTPLARIGRPEEVAWAIAQLAAPGASFVTGVVLPVDGGAVVA; encoded by the coding sequence ATGACCGGCATGAACTGCACCGCACCGCGTACCAGCAGGATCGTCGCCGTCACCGGAGCCGGGACCGGGATCGGCCGGGCCACTGCCCGTGCTTTCGCCGCCGAGGACGCCCACGTAGTCGCGATCGGGCGGCGAGTCGGGCCGCTCGAGGAGACCGCTGCTGGGGACGCCAGGATCACACCGCTGGCCGCTGATATCACTGCCGAGGGCGAGCCCCATCGCATTGTCGAGGCCGTACGGGAGATACACGGTCGGCTGGACGTGTTCGTCAACAACGCCGGCATCGTGCGCAGCGGCGCTCTGGGCACGCTGACGCCCGAGATGATCGAGGCTCAGCTCGCCACCAACCTCGTCGCCCCCATACTGCTGGCTCAGGCCGTGCTGCCGCTCCTGGAGGCGTCGCGCGGGGTGATCGTCAATGTCAGTACATCGGTGGGACAGCGGGCCTGGCCGGGCAGCTCGGTCTATGCGGCGACGAAAACCGCTCTGGAGCTGCTGACCCGCAGCTGGGCGGTTGAGCTGGCACCCCGCGGGGTCCGGGTGGTGGCAGTCGCGCCCGGCGCGATCGACACTCCCATCGGGGAGCACCAGGGTCTGACGCCGGAGCGGATGGCCGCAGTGCGGGAGTGGCAACTGGCGCACACCCCGCTGGCCCGGATTGGCCGCCCCGAGGAGGTGGCCTGGGCGAT